A region from the Triticum urartu cultivar G1812 chromosome 1, Tu2.1, whole genome shotgun sequence genome encodes:
- the LOC125533113 gene encoding 26S proteasome regulatory subunit 6B homolog, protein MVPTAVPRPEVEQVLCAVAEQTLVAGRVSSRTTLTSLVGDAGLVAFGIDPPRGVLLYGPPGTGKTMLAKAVAYHTTAAFIRVVGSEFVQKYLGEGPRMVQDVFRLAKENAPAIIFIDEVDAIATARFDAQTGADREVQRILMELLNQMDGFDQIVNVKVIMATNRADTLDPALLRLGRLDRKIEFPLPDQRQKRLVFQVCTAKMNLSDEVDLEDYVSRPDKISAADIAAICQEAGMHAVRKNRYVIFPKDFEKGYRTNVKKPETDFDFYK, encoded by the exons ATGGTGCCGACGGCGGTGCCCAGACCTGAGGTCGAGCAGGTGTTGTGCGCTGTGGCGGAGCAGACACTTGTTGCAGGGAGGGTGTCTTCACGCACAACATTGACATCACTTGTT GGTGATGCTGGATTGGTTGCTTTTGGTATTGATCCTCCAAGAGGGGTGCTGCTCTATGGTCCTCCAGGCACTGGTAAGACCATGCTTGCTAAAGCTGTGGCATATCACACTACTGCTGCTTTTATCAGAGTGGTTGGCTCGGAGTTTGTGCAGAAGTACTTGGGTGAG GGCCCAAGGATGGTTCAGGATGTATTCCGCTTGGCTAAAGAGAATGCCCCGGCTATAATATTCATTGATGAGGTTGACGCCATAGCCACTGCTCGATTCGATGCTCAGACCGGGGCTGACCGGGAAGTTCAGCGAATTTTGATGGAGCTACTCAATCAA ATGGATGGATTTGATCAGATAGTGAATGTGAAGGTTATAATGGCGACCAATCGGGCGGATACTCTAGATCCCGCTCTGTTGCGTCTAGGAAGGTTGGACAGGAAAATTGAGTTCCCTCTGCCAGACCAGAGGCAGAAGAGGCTTGTTTTCCAA GTTTGTACTGCTAAAATGAACTTGAGCGACGAGGTTGATTTGGAAGATTATGTCTCCAGGCCGGATAAAATCAGTGCTGCTGAT ATCGCTGCCATTTGCCAGGAAGCTGGCATGCATGCTGTCCGCAAGAATCGGTATGTTATCTTCCCAAAGGACTTTGAGAAGGGTTACCGAACGAACGTCAAGAAGCCTGAAACAGACTTTGACTTCTACAAATGA
- the LOC125528852 gene encoding dolabradiene monooxygenase-like — translation MTKSGSNAGSSPCSDPRSRMEGAYVVVYLGLALVSLLIVLAGRRRRGARGDGAADGLRLPPGPWQLPVIGSLHHLLLAGQLPHRAMRDLARRHGPAMLLRLGEVPTLVVSSREGAREVMRTHDTAFATRPLSATMRVLTNGGRDIIFAPYGDYWRQLRKIAVAELLTARRVLSFRAIREEEVAAALRGVAVAAAAARPVDMRVLLAALVADSTVRAVLGDRCRERDAFLRALDRSMQLAAGFNPADLWPSSRLAARLSSAVRRAQECRDTVYGILDGVVREHLERMGGGGGHDEDLLYVLLRIQKEGALQFPLDMDAIKSVIFDIFGAGSETAATTLEWAMAELIKNPRVMQKATTEVRQAFHARGTVAEHALSELTYLHLVIRETLRLHTPLPLLLPRECQEPCQVLGYDVPRGTQVLVNAWALGRDERYWPDAPEEFRPERFKGEAAAADFGGGDFAFLPFGAGRRMCPGMAFGLANVELALASLLFHFDWEWSGPESAELDMTEAFGITARRRDKLMLRPVLRVPVPGV, via the exons ATGACTAAATCCGGAAGCAACGCTGGCTCCTCGCCGTGCTCGGACCCCAGATCACGAATGGAGGGCGCCTATGTGGTCGTCTACCTCGGCCTAGCTCTCGTGTCACTGCTCATCGTGCTCGCGGGCCGCAGGCGCCGGGGCGCGCGCGGTGATGGTGCCGCCGACGGCCTGCGCCTGCCGCCGGGGCCGTGGCAGCTGCCGGTGATCGGGAGCCTGCACCACCTCCTCCTCGCCGGGCAGCTCCCTCACCGCGCGATGCGCGACCTGGCGCGGCGCCACGGGCCGGCCATGCTGCTCCGGCTCGGCGAGGTGCCCACGCTGGTGGTGTCCTCCCGGGAGGGCGCGCGCGAGGTGATGAGGACCCACGACACGGCGTTCGCGACGCGGCCCCTGAGCGCCACCATGCGCGTGCTCACCAACGGCGGCCGGGACATCATCTTCGCGCCCTACGGGGACTACTGGCGCCAGCTCCGGAAGATCGCCGTCGCGGAGCTCCTCACCGCGCGCCGCGTCCTCTCCTTCCGCGCCATCCGCGAGGAGGAGGTCGCCGCCGCGCTCCGCGGCGTCGCCGTGGCCGCGGCGGCCGCGCGCCCCGTGGACATGCGCGTGCTGCTGGCCGCGCTCGTGGCGGACAGCACGGTGCGCGCCGTGCTGGGCGACCGGTGCCGGGAGCGCGACGCGTTCCTCCGGGCGCTCGACCGCTCCATGCAGCTGGCGGCCGGGTTCAACCCGGCCGACCTGTGGCCATCCTCGCGGCTCGCCGCGCGGCTCAGCAGCGCCGTGCGCCGCGCTCAGGAGTGCCGCGACACCGTGTACGGCATCCTCGACGGCGTCGTCCGGGAGCACCTGGAGAGGATGGGCGGCGGCGGAGGCCACGACGAGGACCTGCTCTACGTGCTGCTGAGGATCCAGAAGGAGGGCGCGCTCCAGTTTCCGCTCGACATGGACGCCATCAAATCCGTCATCTTC GACATATTTGGCGCCGGCAGCGAGACGGCGGCGACCACGTTGGAGTGGGCCATGGCAGAGCTGATCAAGAACCCGAGGGTCATGCAAAAGGCGACGACGGAGGTGCGGCAAGCCTTCCATGCCCGCGGCACCGTGGCCGAGCATGCTCTAAGTGAGCTCACTTACCTACACCTGGTCATCCGGGAGACCCTGCGGCTGCACACTCCCCTACCGTTGTTGCTCCCGCGCGAGTGCCAGGAACCATGCCAGGTGCTGGGATACGATGTGCCGCGTGGTACGCAGGTGCTAGTCAACGCCTGGGCACTGGGCCGCGACGAGCGCTACTGGCCCGACGCGCCCGAGGAGTTCCGGCCGGAAAGGTTCAagggggaggcggcggcggccgacttCGGAGGTGGCGACTTTGCGTTCCTGCCGTTTGGTGCCGGCCGGAGGATGTGCCCCGGGATGGCGTTCGGCCTCGCCAACGTCGAGCTGGCGCTCGCGAGCCTGCTCTTCCACTTTGACTGGGAGTGGTCGGGGCCAGAGTCGGCGGAGCTCGACATGACCGAGGCATTCGGGATCACCGCGCGGCGGAGGGACAAGCTCATGTTGCGCCCTGTTCTCCGGGTGCCTGTTCCCGGAGTCTAG